A window of Tissierellales bacterium genomic DNA:
TTTCTGTTTCTATGAAAGATTCACCCAACTTCTCAATATATATTGATTCTGAATAAATCACATCTTCCTTTATAGATTCTAAATATGCCCTTACTCCATGCTCATACACATATTCAAATTCACTTCTAGGTCCAGGCATTAGTATTATATGTTTTGATTCAAATGGGATTATAAGCCCCGGTGCTGTTCCTCTTTTATTTTCTATAACTATTCCACCTTCTGGTACTAATGCTTGTTTTTTATTGTTATCTGGCATGGGTTTATTTATTTTATCGAAAAAATCTTCTATCCACCCCAAGATTTCATTATTTAAAGAAAGCGGTAACCCTAAGGTTTCCGCTACAATTTCTTTAGTCAAATCATCTTGAGTTGGTCCAAGTCCTGCCGTACATATTATGAGATCAGAACGCTCTAATGCATTTTTGATAGTTTCTCTCATCCTATTTGGATTATCACCAATAGTAGTATGATAGTACACTGACATTCCATAATTTTTCAATTCTCTAGACAAAAATTGTCCATGTGTATTCAAAGTATCTCCCATCAAAAGTTCTGTTCCTATATTTATAATCTCACTTTTCACTTTGACCACCTCTGCTAATTATAATTTAGATCCTGCAAATACTTGCTTATTTTTTACTATATAGTCTATACCAGATATTATCGTAAGAGCTACTGCTAGTAGCACTAGTGGTAATTCTATCGCTGTAAATTTACCTAATAACAAAACAATTATAGCAAGCATTTGTGAATTTGTTTTTAATTTACCCCAATTGCTAGCTGCAATAGTTATTCCATCTGATGCTGCTAGTATTCTAAATCCTGTAA
This region includes:
- a CDS encoding molybdopterin-binding protein — its product is MKSEIINIGTELLMGDTLNTHGQFLSRELKNYGMSVYYHTTIGDNPNRMRETIKNALERSDLIICTAGLGPTQDDLTKEIVAETLGLPLSLNNEILGWIEDFFDKINKPMPDNNKKQALVPEGGIVIENKRGTAPGLIIPFESKHIILMPGPRSEFEYVYEHGVRAYLESIKEDVIYSESIYIEKLGESFIETEIIDLINKQEEVTIATYAKGRNTIEVRLAVKSKNKKSASKLIKPIKDEILSRFDEKYVLDNFDKDPIVAIIERLKKENYKMGTVESCT